The Candidatus Zixiibacteriota bacterium DNA segment ACGCTCACCCCGCAGATCGCCTCCATCGCGTTGATCGAGCTCATCTGGTAGGCGATCGGGCAGATCCCGCAGATGCGCGCCGTGATGTCCGGAGCTTCGCGGAAATCGCGCCCGCGCAGGAACGCCTCGAAGAAACGCGGCGGCTCGAAAATCCTGAACTTGAGATCGCTGATTTTGCCGTCCTTGACCTTCACGTAGAGCGCGCCCTCGCCCTCGACTCGGGCCAGATAGTCAACCTTGATCGTGCGGCTACCTTTCATGGATCTCACTCTCTTTCCGGAACGGCTCGGCATAGGCATTGAATCCGCGGAAGGCGCGGACGATGCCGGGATCGTCGCTGCCGAGCTTTTGCCATTGACTCGCGAGCGATTCGGTGTTGGGAGTTTCTTTCGGTCCGAAGCAGCCATAACAGCCGCGGTTGTACGACGGGCAGATGGCATTGCAGCCGGCGTGGGTCACGGGCCCCAGACAGGGCGTGCCGTGCGCTACCATGACGCAGGGGGTGCCGCGCAGCTTGCACTCGACACAAACCGCATGCGGCGGCGTCACCGGCTTGCGGCCGGTCAGAAACGCGCTGATCACTTCGACCAGTTGCAGCTTGTTGATCGGGCAGCCGCGCAGCTCGAAATCGACGGCAACATGGTTGCTGATCGGCGTCGAGGTCGTCAGCGTTTCGATGTACTGCGGCGAGGCGTAGACAATCGAAGTGAACGCTTTGACATCGGCGAAGTTGCGCAACGCCTGGATGCCGCCGGCCGTGGCGCAGGCGCCGATTGTGACCAGAACCTTCGAAGCGCGCCGGACCTTGTGAATCCGCTCGGCGTCGTGCGCCGTGGTGATCGAACCCTCCACCAACGACAAGTCGTACGGTCCCTTGACGACCGCGCGGGAGGCTTCGGGAAAATTGGCGATATCGATTTCGCCGACGACGTCCAGCAGTTCATCCTCACAATCGAGCAGACTCAATTGACAACCATCGCACGAGGCGAACTTCCAGACAGCCAGTTTCGGTTTGATTTTCGTGGCCATGGCTAAATCTCCCGCTTGTAGAGGAGTTCGCGGATCTGGTCGTAGGCATACACCGGGCCGTCCTTGCAGATGAAGCTGTGCCCCATCTGGCAGTGGCCGCACAGACCGATCCCGCATTTCATGTTGCGTTCCATCGAGACGTAGACGCTGCTCATCGGTACGCCGCGCTTCTGCATTTCCAGCGCGACGTAACGCATCATGATCTCCGGCCCGCACACCATCGCGGTCGTGTTGAGCGGATCGAAGCCGGCCTTGGAGATCAACAGCGTGACGACGCCGACATTGCCGCGCCAAGCGGCAGAGCTGCGGTCAACCGTGACGTGCACCTCGACATCCAGGCGCGATCGCCAGGTTTCGAGTTCCTTGCGGAAGAGAATATCGGCGGGCGTGCGCGTACCGTAAAGCAGGATCACTTTGCCGTAGCGATGGCGCTCGGCCAGCACCTGGTAGATCACGGGGCGCAAGGGCGCCAGGCCGATGCCGCCCGCCACCAGAACGATGTCGTCGCCGGCGGCGCGCTCGACCGGCCAGGAATTACCGAACGGCCCGCGCAGTCCGATGACGTCGCCGGTCTGCAACTTGGCCATCGCCTTGGTCACCGTGCCGACCGCGCGCGTCGTGTGGATCAGCGGCTTGGGATTGGTGGGGTCGCCGGAGATGGAGATCGCCACCTCGCCGACGCCGTGCATGTAAAGCATATTGAACTGCCCGGCGGCGAAACAATGCTTACCTTTGCTCGACGCTGGATGCAGCTCCAGCGTAAAGGTGTCGTGCGTCTCGCGCCGTACCCGGTCGACCCGTGCCAGCGTCGGGACCATCGGGCCGGCAATCATGGTTTCCATATCAGTCTAACCTCTCAGAAATTGCTGCTGTACAGATCGAGCAACTGCAGAGTCGCACCCTGCAGGCGGTGTTCGATGACGTGCGCCAACCGCTTGGCCAGTTCGTAGCCGAGCACGGGATCTTCTTCGCACTTGGCGCGCAGGCACTTGGCATCGAGCGCGATCGCCCGGGTCAGTTCCATCGCCCGGGCATCAAAATGCCACAAGTAGGGCGGAAACAGCCACGACCAGCCGAGCACGTCGCCTTCCCGCACCGTGTGAATCGTCACCACGTGCCGCTTCGGCCCGTGAATCTCCAGATTCACCTGTCCGTGGCGCAGGATGTAAAACTCGTTGGCCTCTTGCCCCTCGCGGAAGATGAATTGACCGCCCTCGAACTTCACGTTGCGCGAACAGCCGACCATCAACTGCACATGATCCGGCCTCAAACCCCGGATGAACGGGTGCGCGGTCAGAATCGGTTCAAGCGTCTCCATCTTGACTCTCCTCTATTCATTTCGCCGATATTTCATACTTGCATCGTCGCCGACCGAATGGCCGCGGCTTCTTCCGTAATGTCAATTCCCACCGGACACCAGGTAATGCAGCGGCCGCAGCCGACGCAGCCGGAACTCCCGAATTGATCGTGCCAGTTCGCCAACTTGTGCGACATCCAGTGACGGTAACGCGCCGAGGCCGAGGTGCGCACGGCGCCGCCGTGGATGTAGGAAAAATCGATCGTGAAGCACGAATCCCAGCGCCGGGTCCGCGTCGCCTTTTTGCCGGTCAAGTCAGTGGTGTCCTCGACGGTAACGCAGAAACAGGTCGGGCAGACGAGGGTGCAATTGGCGCAATTGAGACAACGCTCGGCGACCGTGTTCCAGCGGGGATGTTCGTCGTTGCGTTGCAGCAATTCCTTGATGTGCGC contains these protein-coding regions:
- a CDS encoding nickel-dependent hydrogenase large subunit, yielding MKGSRTIKVDYLARVEGEGALYVKVKDGKISDLKFRIFEPPRFFEAFLRGRDFREAPDITARICGICPIAYQMSSINAMEAICGVSV
- a CDS encoding oxidoreductase, producing MATKIKPKLAVWKFASCDGCQLSLLDCEDELLDVVGEIDIANFPEASRAVVKGPYDLSLVEGSITTAHDAERIHKVRRASKVLVTIGACATAGGIQALRNFADVKAFTSIVYASPQYIETLTTSTPISNHVAVDFELRGCPINKLQLVEVISAFLTGRKPVTPPHAVCVECKLRGTPCVMVAHGTPCLGPVTHAGCNAICPSYNRGCYGCFGPKETPNTESLASQWQKLGSDDPGIVRAFRGFNAYAEPFRKESEIHER
- a CDS encoding cyclic nucleotide-binding domain-containing protein — protein: METLEPILTAHPFIRGLRPDHVQLMVGCSRNVKFEGGQFIFREGQEANEFYILRHGQVNLEIHGPKRHVVTIHTVREGDVLGWSWLFPPYLWHFDARAMELTRAIALDAKCLRAKCEEDPVLGYELAKRLAHVIEHRLQGATLQLLDLYSSNF
- a CDS encoding FAD/NAD(P)-binding protein encodes the protein MIAGPMVPTLARVDRVRRETHDTFTLELHPASSKGKHCFAAGQFNMLYMHGVGEVAISISGDPTNPKPLIHTTRAVGTVTKAMAKLQTGDVIGLRGPFGNSWPVERAAGDDIVLVAGGIGLAPLRPVIYQVLAERHRYGKVILLYGTRTPADILFRKELETWRSRLDVEVHVTVDRSSAAWRGNVGVVTLLISKAGFDPLNTTAMVCGPEIMMRYVALEMQKRGVPMSSVYVSMERNMKCGIGLCGHCQMGHSFICKDGPVYAYDQIRELLYKREI